The Cellulomonas flavigena DSM 20109 DNA segment CTGGGCCGAGGTCACCGACACCTTCGAGTGAGGTCCCGGCCCGCCCGGGGGCCATGGCGCAATTGGTAGCGCACCTGCTTTGCAAGCAGGGGGTTAGGGGTTCGAGTCCCCTTGGCTCCACCCGAGCCGGACGGCGCAGGACCTCACGTCCTGCGCCGTTCGTGCGCCTGTGCACCTTCGCCTGCCCTTTCGGACGTGCCCTCCGGCAGCGGGGTGGTTCTAGCCTGACGCGATCACAGGGCTGACCGCACCGGCGCCGCGTGCGTCGGGTGCCCTCCGCCCTTCCGGTTCACCGCGATCAGGGGGCTTGCCGTGGAGCGCGAGAAGAGCGATGTGCTGACCGAGACCGTCCGCCTGCAGGCCGCACGCGCCGTCGCGTGCGGCGACCTGCCGGACGACGTCCTGACGGACGTCGGACGTCGGCTCGGTGACCTGCGCGTCAGCAAGTACATCAAGTGGCTCGACATCTGCATGTACGGGATCTGCATCGACCTGGACTTCCCGTGGGACATCTGGCAGCACGGGGTCTTCGACGAGATCTTCGACGACGGGCTCCCCGTCCACCGCCTCGGGTTCGAGGCCGTGGGGCTCGAGCGCCCGGAGGTCGCCAGGGTGCGCGTGGAGTACCGCGTCGACGAGCTCGCGGCGAAGGTGCAGCCGCGGTTCACCGGCCTGCGTCTGCCCCAGGACCCGATCCCCGTCTGAGTGATGGCCGACGCCGCGGGCGCACGGGCGCAGACCGTCGTCCAGCTCCACCCGACGCTCGCCTGCAACCTGACCTGCGCCCACTGCTACAGCTCGTCGTCGCCGCACGAGCGCGGCGGGACGGACCCCGCCGCGCTCGAGCGCGCGCTGCCGGAGCTCGCCGCGGAGGGCTACCGGGTGGTCAGCGTGTCCGGTGGCGAGCCGTTCCTCTACCCGCACCTGCAACGCGTCGCGAGGGCGGCACACGCGGCCGGCATGCGCGTCAACCTCGTCACCAACGGCACGGTCCGCGTCCCGTCCTGGGTCCTCGACGACCCGGCGTCCCTCGACGTGGTCGCCGTCAGCCTCGACGGCACGGCATCCCGGCACGACGAGCTGCGCCGCCGCGCGGGCGCCTTCGACCGGGCCCTCGGCACGCTCCGGCGGCTGCGTGCGCACGGGGTCCGGACGGCCGTCGTGTCGTGCGTGACGCGTGCGTCCCTGCCCGACGTGCCCGACCTCTACGAGGTGTGCGCGGCGGAGGGCGTCGACCTGCTCCGGCTGCACCCGCTGGCGCGGGTGGGCCGTGGGACCGAGCTCGTCGACGAGCCGGGCGGCGGTCTGGGGCTCGACGCGGCGCAGCTGCTGCGGCTCCGGGTCGTCGCGGAGATGCTGAGCACGATGGGCGGCCCGGTCGTCGTGGCCGACGCCCCGCTGGCCGGCGAGCTGCGGGCGCTCGCGCGGGACGCAGCAGCGCGCCGCGCGGGCTCGGACCGCGCCGCGCTGGCCGACACCGTCAACCCGCTGGTCGTGCGCGAGGACGGCGCGGTCCTCCCCTTCGCCTACGGCCTGCCGGTGAGCTGCTCGCTGGGCACGCTCGAGTCGTTCACCGCCGGCTCCGAGGCGCACCGGCGGGGCCGCGCGGCGGCCGAACTGCTGGAACGCGCCGTCGCGGCGCTGCCCGAGGACGACGGCGCGTGCCTCGACTGGGAGGCGCACCTCGTGCGCTGCGCGTCGTCCGTCGGGGTCGGCGGGCGCTGACGCCGCCGTATTCACCACGACAGCACGCACCCGCACCGGGCATCCTCCTGCGCGGCCCACGCACCGGCGTGCGGCCGGTCCGACGCCACCGCCGACGACCTGCTGCGAGGAGGGATGACATGACCACCACCACGTTCCCGGTCGAGCTGCGCGGCACCGCGGCGCCGACGCTGATGTGGGCCCACGAGCACGACGTCGAGCAGGCAGCGCTGCAGCAGCTGCGCAACATCGCGGCGCTCCCCTGGGTGCACGGCGTGCGTGTCATGCCGGACGTCCACCTCGGCAAGGGAGCGACCGTCGGGTCGGTCATCGCGATGCGCGACGCGGTCTCCCCCAACGCCGTCGGCGTCGACATCGGCTGCGGCATGATCGGCGTCCGCACGTCCCTGACGGCCGCGGACCTCCCGGACGACCTGCACGCGCTGCGCACGGCCGTCGAGTCCCGGATCCCCGTCGGGTTCCACGCGCACGACGAC contains these protein-coding regions:
- a CDS encoding radical SAM protein; translation: MADAAGARAQTVVQLHPTLACNLTCAHCYSSSSPHERGGTDPAALERALPELAAEGYRVVSVSGGEPFLYPHLQRVARAAHAAGMRVNLVTNGTVRVPSWVLDDPASLDVVAVSLDGTASRHDELRRRAGAFDRALGTLRRLRAHGVRTAVVSCVTRASLPDVPDLYEVCAAEGVDLLRLHPLARVGRGTELVDEPGGGLGLDAAQLLRLRVVAEMLSTMGGPVVVADAPLAGELRALARDAAARRAGSDRAALADTVNPLVVREDGAVLPFAYGLPVSCSLGTLESFTAGSEAHRRGRAAAELLERAVAALPEDDGACLDWEAHLVRCASSVGVGGR